Proteins co-encoded in one Brassica rapa cultivar Chiifu-401-42 chromosome A02, CAAS_Brap_v3.01, whole genome shotgun sequence genomic window:
- the LOC103854356 gene encoding membrane-anchored ubiquitin-fold protein 4-like, giving the protein MFHFGVGFLLLTSSESFVGPFHYSPTATVGMLKEIIVSEWPKDKNIVPKAASDIKFINDGKMLENGKIVAQCKAPFDDLPKSVIKMHVVVQPCPTKPRPGLILLLSHLSTSCL; this is encoded by the exons atgtttcattttggCGTTGGATTTTTGCTTCTGACATCATCTGAGAGTTTTGTTGGCCCGTTTCATTACTCTCCAACCGCCACTGTAGGAATGCTCAAGGAGATAATTGTCTCTGAATGGCCTAAAG ACAAGAATATTGTTCCAAAAGCAGCTAGTGACATCAAGTTTATAAATGATGGTAAGATGTTGGAGAATGGTAAAATTGTTGCTCAGTGTAAAGCTCCATTTGATGATCTCCCTAAATCCGTCATTAAAATGCACGTTGTCGTGCAACCGTGTCCAACAAAACCAAGACCAGGTCTTATTCTGTTGCTTTCTCACCTCAGTACATCTTGCTTATAG